One Drosophila kikkawai strain 14028-0561.14 chromosome 3L, DkikHiC1v2, whole genome shotgun sequence genomic window carries:
- the LOC108077488 gene encoding uncharacterized protein, translating to MFHRMSKLVDVLAWLLWPLRRYHSAVAMVSLFCLLLWGVLDYAYKIHGVDLLWWHSQMTSFNIDSLSVLLYIVGAKMSLILVLALVSCIRSAVVKKEPRCKEMPISYVRRRYCRFLVMQLLFALDALVQEPETMDLADYAQRHANFVTAVQCFRWQARKMFERIEQQVLRPQHEVLHVDDLLEEELLGRGYADRLATLREWEIFRLVYGSLD from the coding sequence ATGTTCCACCGAATGTCCAAGTTGGTAGACGTCCTCGCTTGGCTCCTCTGGCCGCTGCGACGGTACCACAGCGCGGTGGCCATGGTTTCCCTCTTCTGCTTGCTGCTGTGGGGGGTTTTGGACTACGCTTACAAGATCCATGGCGTCGACCTGCTCTGGTGGCATAGCCAGATGACTTCGTTCAATATCGACTCGCTATCCGTTCTGCTATATATCGTCGGCGCCAAGATGTCCTTGATCCTGGTACTGGCCCTGGTGAGCTGCATCCGCTCGGCGGTGGTGAAGAAAGAGCCCAGGTGCAAGGAGATGCCCATTTCGTATGTGCGACGGCGCTATTGTCGCTTCCTTGTGATGCAGCTGCTGTTTGCTTTGGACGCGCTGGTCCAGGAGCCGGAGACCATGGACCTGGCGGACTACGCGCAGCGACACGCAAACTTCGTCACGGCGGTGCAATGCTTTCGCTGGCAAGCCCGTAAAATGTTTGAGCGGATCGAACAGCAAGTCCTCCGTCCGCAGCACGAAGTCCTGCACGTGGATGACCTGCTGGAGGAAGAGCTGCTTGGCCGGGGCTATGCCGATAGGCTAGCAACGCTCCGGGAGTGGGAGATCTTTCGGCTGGTCTACGGCTCCCTCGACTGA
- the LOC108077470 gene encoding uncharacterized protein, whose product MGQGRSAKSVSNSAAFLLILLAQNCGRARSHGRDGLAKLEFSGRARPVYNFAKIYETLGAAQGRGWGQSEFHVFDQLQQDFELQWQRTTTARPFSILQQLDREHEQEAHRLGARPNTSFDILETLYQDQRIYEAKTTTHKPFLVLQKLEDDLIKANRRTTTVKPFKLVSALVEDLIKKDQKAGYLSEKPNHGELEPEHKAELKPESRAKQSQKRRRKRIRRRRKRIRRRRKRTRRRRRKKRKKRRKKRKKKKHKGGKKKKKKGKRKRKKQPKPEHEEHEDHSIFKPAHLIFANPTKQPYYHHHYPSGSPYHPTNQLQVQAIPSALLATLTTKKPKITTTHKPFSKIKYLLRHNSIFKKKKKEYLSHVGQVLYPFVKFVAFFTVLNPFTLGVFLFTLVSPAVFGFLGFVALSVLVKPFLNIVFGVKRNVDAFDRKRWLANKQAEKLKLGLRPVTIHKHYYQQKPVHSAPPVRLRPVGGHWRREDASESPMPPPVSGMRPPPMSPEAPPLRKPQMKLYNPLLPDHRKALDLHHDYG is encoded by the coding sequence ATGGGGCAGGGACGCAGTGCCAAAAGTGTTAGCAACTCTGCGGCATTCTTGTTGATTTTGCTGGCGCAAAACTGTGGCCGGGCACGCAGCCACGGGCGTGATGGATTAGCAAAGTTGGAGTTTAGCGGCCGGGCCCGCCCTGTTTATAATTTTGCGAAAATATACGAAACTTTGGGTGCGGCACAAGGGCGTGGCTGGGGCCAGTCCGAGTTCCATGTTTTCGACCAGCTGCAGCAGGACTTTGAGCTTCAGTGGCAGCGCACCACCACGGCTAGGCCATTTAGCATCCTGCAGCAGCTGGATCGGGAGCACGAGCAGGAGGCCCATAGGTTGGGGGCTCGACCCAACACCAGTTTCGATATCCTGGAGACCTTGTACCAGGATCAGAGGATTTATGAGGCGAAAACCACAACCCATAAGCCCTTTCTTGTGTTGCAAAAGCTGGAGGACGATTTAATCAAGGCGAACAGGCGCACGACCACCGTCAAACCCTTTAAATTGGTGAGTGCACTCGTCGAGGACTTAATTAAAAAGGACCAGAAGGCGGGCTATCTCAGTGAAAAACCAAACCATGGAGAACTAGAGCCTGAGCACAAGGCTGAGCTGAAGCCCGAGTCCCGAGCTAAGCAGAGCCAGAAGAGAAGACGCAAACGCATTCGGCGAAGGCGCAAGCGGATTCGCCGCCGACGGAAAAGGACACGTCGACGACGCCGGAAGAAGAGAAAGAAGCGCCGGAAGAAgcgcaagaagaagaagcataAGGGcggcaagaagaagaagaagaaaggcAAGCGAAAACGGAAGAAGCAACCGAAGCCGGAGCACGAGGAACACGAGGATCATTCCATCTTCAAACCGGCCCACTTGATCTTTGCAAATCCCACCAAGCAGCCGTACTACCACCACCATTATCCCTCGGGGAGTCCTTACCACCCCACCAACCAATTGCAGGTCCAGGCCATTCCCTCGGCTCTCTTGGCGACGTTGACCACAAAAAAGCCTAAGATCACCACCACCCACAAGCCCTTCAGCAAGATCAAGTACCTGCTGCGGCACAACAGCATCttcaaaaagaagaaaaaggaGTACCTTAGTCACGTGGGCCAGGTGCTATATCCGTTCGTCAAATTTGTGGCCTTCTTCACGGTCCTCAATCCCTTTACGCTGGGAGTATTCCTGTTCACCCTCGTCTCGCCGGCCGTCTTTGGGTTCCTGGGCTTTGTGGCACTGAGTGTGCTAGTCAAGCCCTTCCTTAACATTGTCTTTGGTGTGAAGCGGAATGTAGACGCCTTCGACCGGAAGCGGTGGTTGGCCAACAAGCAGGCCGAGAAGCTGAAGCTGGGACTGCGTCCGGTGACCATTCACAAGCATTATTACCAGCAAAAGCCGGTACATTCGGCTCCGCCAGTGAGGCTTCGTCCGGTAGGTGGCCACTGGCGGCGCGAGGACGCCTCAGAATCTCCCATGCCACCTCCAGTATCTGGGATGCGACCACCACCAATGTCACCTGAAGCTCCACCCCTGAGAAAGCCTCAAATGAAACTCTACAATCCCCTGCTGCCCGATCACCGCAAGGCTCTCGATCTGCACCACGACTATGGATGA
- the Or74a gene encoding odorant receptor 74a produces MSSHRYRPRLPDGELAPLPWPVALYRILNHIAWPLEEGCGRWTVFLERVVIFLGFLVFCEHNEVDFHYLIANRHDMENLLTGMPTYLILVEMQIRCYQLAWHKDRFRALLQRFYAEIYVTEEAEPQLFARIQRQMLAMRLNSTIYLLALFNFLVVPIQNVIYHRREMLYKQVYPFDNTQLQYFIPLLGLNFWVGVIITSMLFGELNVMGELMMHLNARYVQLGQDLRRSACRLLEAGDQGRDIAASYRRALTHILRRNVALRDFADSVEEEFSFRIFVMFSFSAGLLCALFFKAYTRPSGNVAYIVWFLAKFMELLALGMLGSILLKTTDELGMMYYTSDWEQIVHQSEDVAENVRLMKLVTLAIELNSRPFFITGLKYFRVSLTAVLKIIQGAFSYFTFLNSMR; encoded by the exons ATGTCGTCCCATCGCTACCGGCCCCGTCTCCCGGACGGAGAGCTGGCCCCGCTGCCCTGGCCGGTGGCGCTTTATCGCATCCTGAACCACATAGCCTGGCCCCTGGAGGAGGGCTGTGGTCGCTGGACCGTGTTCCTAGAGCGTGTGGTCATCTTCCTCGGCTTTCTGGTCTTCTGCGAGCACAACGAGGTGGACTTCCACTACCTGATAGCCAACCGGCATGACATGGAAAACCTGCTGACGGGCATGCCCACGTACCTCATTCTGGTGGAGATGCAGATACGCTGCTACCAGCTGGCCTGGCACAAGGACCGCTTCCGGGCGCTGCTGCAGCGCTTTTACGCGGAGATCTACGTAACGGAGGAGGCGGAGCCGCAACTGTTTGCCCGCATCCAGCGCCAGATGCTGGCCATGCGACTCAACTCCACCATTTACCTGCTGGCCCTCTTCAACTTTCTGGTGGTGCCCATCCAGAACGTCATCTACCACCGCCGCGAGATGCTCTACAAGCAGGTGTATCCCTTCGACAACACCCAGCTGCAATACTTCATTCCGCTGCTGGGACTCAACTTCTGGGTGGGCGTTATCATCACCAGCATGCTCTTCGGCGAGTTGAATGTCATGGGCGAGCTGATGATGCACCTAAATGCCCGCTACGTCCAGCTGGGTCAGGATCTTCGTCGCAGTGCTTGCCGCCTTTTGGAGGCAGGAGATCAGGGTAGGGACATAGCTGCAAGCTACCGACGTGCTCTGACCCACATCCTTCGGCGAAACGTGGCCCTGCGGGACTTTGCCGACAGTGTGGAGGAGGAGTTCAGCTTCCGCATCTTTGTGATGTTCTCCTTTAGCGCTGGACTGCTCTGTGCCCTGTTCTTCAAGGCCTACACG CGTCCTTCGGGTAATGTGGCTTACATTGTGTGGTTCCTGGCCAAGTTCATGGAGCTACTGGCCCTCGGAATGCTGGGCTCTATACTTCTTAAGACG ACGGACGAACTGGGCATGATGTACTACACTTCGGACTGGGAGCAGATTGTCCACCAGTCGGAGGACGTAGCCGAGAATGTTCGGCTGATGAAGCTGGTCACCTTGGCCATCGAACTCAACTCTAGGCCCTTTTTCATCACGGGGCTAAAGTACTTCCGAGTCAGTTTGACGGCGGTGCTAAAG ATAATCCAGGGCGCCTTCTCCTACTTCACCTTCCTGAATTCGATGCGATGA